In the genome of Arachis stenosperma cultivar V10309 chromosome 2, arast.V10309.gnm1.PFL2, whole genome shotgun sequence, the window TTTGGCCATTTATCTTGATATAAGAAAAATCAGTTTTCACAAATATGTTTTACATTCTGCGTTTCGGTGACTCTTCACAAATATTTTGACCCTAACGTTCAATAAAATGACAagaatcaataaaaaaaataaagaaatgaataaataaaatagtaagtcaaattttcaatatgtATATAGTAAAAAGcctgatttttatttttttaaatggacaattataataataatcttCACTTTTTGACCCTGTTCGATTTTAAATATCTCCTTCCAATCATTCTGAAAGCTAAATAAACTGCAGTGTATAATTGATGTTGTATTTGGTGGAATAGGGGATCAGAAAACAGCCTTCTAGCTACATTTTAATTCGACTTTTGCCTTTCCTCTGTTGATAATTTATGTTAGAGCCttgcattttttattattaagttcAAATTCTGTTGATGCTTCAAAGCAACATATTTTTGTAAAAGGTATACAATATTCGATATTTGCGTGTCTTTTGAAGACTTCATTGTATGCTTTTTTTGTGCCTTATCTTTTTCCTCCCACATTTTACAGGTAATCTGTTGTAGTCAGTATTTTGGTATGGACTTATTGTCCATTTCAGGATTTATCCCATAATTTATGCCATCCCTATTGTCCTGGTTCTAGATCCAAATTTCTTCCCACGGAAACTATCCTAGAGAACTGGACTGCTGCTCAAGCAGAAAGACTCAATGATGGGAATTGCTTGTGTTCCTTACATAATCTCTTAAAATGCATATTTACAAGGAAGAGGCTGATGTTTGGACTGGTTTCGGCAGCGGTTTTCTTCTTATTTACTGGTTTGTCCTATTATTTATATGGATGGGGATTCCTACATGAGGCACTACTATACCACCTTACTAGAACAAACCCAAGGCACAACTTCTCCATCTATTTCTATCACATCTATCTTCACTATGGTTATGATATTTCAGTGGTGGAGAAGCTTATCTCATTTTTGCTGCAGTTCATGGTGCAGCTGgttcttattttatgttttgcAAAGGATTTGCCATTCTGTCTATTTGCTCAGACTGTAGCATTCAACAAGGTTTGCACTTAAATTTTCCACAAGTTCTTATTCCCATTTAATTGTTTGCAAGGACTTTGGTATATTAGATTCTTTATATGATGCACAACTTTGTCTCTACTGGGAACTATGCTGTACActtaaatcataaaattaatataCCTTTTGCAATTTGCAAGCGATAACatctaaaaatatataatatttgaaaGAATATTGTACTATTTTCTTCTAGTTTAGAGTAATTAAGTTAATGCTCAAGATCATGAGTGCACTAATAAATGCTTTTTTATTTTGCAGGTGATAACTGCACAGTATTTTGTATGGTTCTTTTGCTTGTTGCCTCTGATATTACCATGGAGCAAAATGAAGCTTAAATGGGATGGCATGCTTTGCATTCTTTCATGGATGGGGGCTCAGGTCCATTGGCTAATGTGGGGTTATCTGCTTGAGTTCAAGGGTATAAACGTATTCTTAGAGCTTTGGGTGGCAAGCTTAGTGTTTCATGCAGCTAATGTTTTCATCCTTACATTGGTTATTCGCCACCATagattttcttcattttttcaaGTCCAAAAATGTTGCTAAACTTGAATGAGTGACTTTCTAAGTGCCATCTGTCATTAAAAATTCTTATTGTTATTGCTTTCGTTATCTCGGTTTTGCTGCAGTAATTGAACTTCATTAGATTTGGAGGGGAGGTAACCTTGTTAAAATATGGCAATGCATTATGCATCTGCTAATATGCTATCTAAGAACCCTTGCTGAAGTCTAGCTCTCTAGAAAGATACTCCAACAGATGGTTCTAAACCGCCGGAAAAGTATCCCACTGAAAACCCACACTGCCTAACCTGCCGGAACAATCATACATATACAAGACGAGACAATGCATCGATTCAAGAACTAGAAATTTAACTTTATCTGCAAGTATTATTGTTAAATTCCATAAGAGGCCAAAACTTTTTTTGGCCCTATACAAATGTCACTAACAACGTGTTTGATCGTCTATTTCATGAAACCCTAGAATCACATACAGCCCATTAGAAAAGCATACAGAGCCAGCTTTCATATAACCATGTAATGTACATTATTCATGCAATCCCAGTTGCATCTCGTTCATCATTGTGTTCTTAGCAAGATACTATCACATATAAGCATAAATCACCATACATCAGAACCAAACTACTGAATAGAAAATTATATAAGGTCTGAATCAAATGAGATGGAAAGAAGCGATGTAAGGTTGCACATGGGGGGCATCTCTAACCTGCATCGGAAGGTACAATTTGAATTCTGGTGGTAGTTCCTCTTCAGAATGCAAGCGATCAGAGAAATATATCCTTCTCAGGCAACAGTTTGCATGCACTTGAACCCGCAGCGTCTCCATATAATTTGTGCCATATGCTCTCTTCGTGAAATCCGCTAAGTTCAACTGGATTTGATTCCACCTATCATCCATTCTAAGCGGCATGGTGCAAATGTATGGCTTTACTCTAGTGACAGCCTGTAACATACAAAATAGTTCATCACTTTGGATGCATATCTGAACAGTAATTCATACAGAACAAGGCATCTATGCTTGAAGATGCAAGGTGTTTACTTCCGAAAACCGGTGATCATGAGATTTGCTTTCAAAGAAAATGCAACAGTATAAATAAGCAAATATATCTTTTTAGTAgtaattatcatcatcattatcattgATTGAGCTTAAAAATGATCGCTTGGTATTAAATAACTGCCTCTAACAAGCTATTGAATCACTAAAACATCAAAAATCccgtataaaaaattaataacaatagctaaaaaaaaatcacaatatgTGCAATATGCACATAACAAGAAGGGTATTTTTTTACCCATTGCATACATGTATGAATGGCATAAAACAAGGAGTGTGATTCCTAATTTCATTTCCCCATCAAATCACAATCAGAATGAGACAGTCATCCCTATTCAGTAATAACTAATAACTACCTCTTTCATCTTTCTTGATCAGCATCAAATATCATTTGATTCTAAGTATACAAATATCTAAGCTCACAAATCTCATGCAAAATTCGTTGCCATTATTTGCCTTCCTCTTTAGTCTGTAGCATTTGTAGAGCTTAGGACCCTGGCTTGTTAGCAACTTAGCAATGCAAGAAAGGAAACAATTTTCGTTTTGTTTGCTGTTGGAAAGATTCCACATCTTCCTACTTTTGTCTTTTCTCTTCCAATAAATTATTCTTGCGTCCCTGAGAGCAAGAAAGAACAGAACTTAATCAAAAGATAACCTGCTCTTCTTCCAATTGATTTTCTGTTGATTTGTATTTTCTAAACTAATTGAAGCAACTCTCTCTGCTAAAACATGTAAAATGCCGGACTCTTTTCCGGTTTCTTATGAACAAGTTGATTGAGATAGCAAGAATTGAACCAAATGAGCTGCTATGAACAGCTGAGCATTCGGCAATGACATATTAACCATATGGCTTGTGTTCAAACCTCATTTTCTTGGTCATGTACAAAGCAATCTAAGCCAAGTGTATATCCAAAATCTTTCATATGCGTAATCAATACTTCCAAAACTTCAACAATCTGCTCATTTGAAGAAACAAATTCACCTCCAACAACAAAACTGTAAACCTGGTTTTTCAATTCAATCCAGCTCATCCCTGcctctttcttatttttaataccTCTCATAAGCTTCCTTAAGCAGGCAACACCAGTCCAGTTACCTTCAGCAgcaaaaaaatttgataaaagcACATAAGTTCCTGCCCTATTTGGCTTCATTTCCAACATCCTTGAAGCTGCCAGTTTGCCTATACTTCGTTGTTTATGAGCTTTACAAGCCCCAAGAAGGGCAACCCATATAGATTCATCCGGCTTAAAAGGAATATTCTCTATTAGTTGATAAGCTTCCTTTACTCTACCAGCATGCCCAAGCAGATCGACTACACATCCATATATCTCTTGATCGGGTGCAAGATTATAAAATCTTGTCAATAGTCTAAAATATCTCAGGCCCTCGTCCACTAGTCCGGCATGGCTACAAGCACTCAGAACTGCCATGAACACTATCCTATCAGGTTTGATACCTGATCTGACCATCTCATTGAATAATTTAGTAGCTTCTTTTCCATGCCCATGAGCCCCATATCCAATCATCATGGAAGTCCAGGAGACCAAATTTTTGCATGGCATTTGGCTAAATATTTTATGTGAATCTGTTATGTTTCCACACTTTCCATACATGTCAATAAGGGCATTGGATAATGCCAAGTTGTTATTGAAGCCTCTACGAAAAATTCCCCCATGAAGCTGCTGCCCACAATACAGAAATGCTAAGTTACCACATGCAGCTGCCACACTGGTGAATGTGAAGCAATTTGGACTAAAACCTTCAGATACCATTTGAGAAAAGATGCAGAATGATTGTTTAGGATCCAATGTCTCAAAACCAGCTATCAAGGTATTCCATGTGATAGTATCTTTTTGACTTATTTCAAAGAATAATTGCTTTGCCTCACATGCTGAACAAGACTTGAAGAAATACATGTCCAGTATAGAATTCATGACAGGAAGATTGGACTCAAATCCATGATTAATCACTGCAGCATGTACCTGCTTGCCCAAATTACCCAAGCCAGTAGATGCACAAGCTCTAACAGCAATTGAAAAGCTGAAGGGGCTCAGCTCTCCTTCCTCCTGTTTATCGCCAAGGAAATATGAAAACCCCATTATACTGAGCTAGTCTCTACCATGAATTTTAATGTTTTCCTTGAAGTTCCCCTAAGGTGAGTTTATCTCGCAAATGAGAAAATTAGAGGTTACCTACCCTTAATCAATAAATGGTTAATGATTGTGGTTACCTCCTTAGTTTATCACCTTAGAGGAGCCTTAATCTTAACAGAATACATGAGTTTTGTGGATGGAACAAAGTGGTAGAAATCTCACAGCATCCGTTATATGAATACACAATTTAACATTttgttgaaaagaaaaaaaatgtgttCTCTGTTGCTTTTCTTTGCTGCTATGAGACCCATCGTTTTGAGTAAAACAAACATGGATTTGGAACCAGAAAGTGGGAACCTACCAGAAGCATTTGGCGGAAAGCTCGAAGGCCACCATAAGCATCTCCTCTATGAGTATATCCAGTTATCAACGTTGTCCATGAGACAGCATTCTTGTTAAGGATACTCTCAAAAACCATTCTTGCACTGTCCATGCTACTACAGCAAGTGGCATACACATCCATTAGCGCATTATCAACATATATGGATGACCCTTGAGTACCATTCTTTATAGCCAACCCATGAACCAACTTCCCACACAAAAGCGCACTCAGCCCCTTACATGTCTTCAAAACTGCAGACAAGGTGAACTCGTTAGACCGCGTCCCGTATCTCAACATCTCACAGAACACGCTCCACGCACGACCATTGTGGTTGCAGGAATTGTAGCTAGTAATCATAGCAGTCCAAGTGACAACATCTCTATgtgacatttcatcaaacagcATGCGTGCTTCTTCAATGGACCCCTTATCAAAATATGATTTGATGAGATCAGTGGCTAAACCGGAAATGTCTTTGGGGCAAAACGGTGCAATAGAATTCAATTGGGTGTCATCGGCAAGAGAGTTATGGACAATGGTGGGGATGGGCCGGAAATGGGTTGGGGACAGTAACTTCCTAGTACTAGTCATCATCTTCGTCCTTGTTTATGAAGAGTGATCATAGAAAAGTTGTTTATTTTTTCAGCATAAGATGATAGAAAAAGTTCTTCGTTTTTTCCGTGTAAGATGAAGCAAATAATGACGAAATGTCAACAAAAATGGTTTAATTAATTGGGAGACTGACTTGAACCTAAAGAGCAGAAAGAAGCAGGTAGTTGTAGACTTGTAGTACAGACAGTACCTGTTTGTGAAAGCATGTTTAACGGTTAGGGATGTGTATAACAGCATAAGGAATACCTAAACTGTAGTTATGGGGTCACTAGTTCAATCGTTGGGTGATTAGTTGAACTAGTTGATCTggttataattaaataattatatataatttttgagttatttttttttaaaaaaatttatgaaaaaataaaagtatttatgtttggatattttatataaaaatatttttttatttattaattatatttgagtataataatataaaaatattttttgtttatttattatataaaaaacatattttttaaaaaaaaagatcttttaaaaaatatgtaaattacagcttctgaaaaaaaatatttttttgatttttatagtacttttacttttattattaaaaatttttcaaacatattaaaaaataaaaaaaagatctttttctataaaaaaaaatatcttattttatcaaaataataacgCCCAGACAAACACTTAATACCACAGAACTAATCTAAACCACAGAACTAATCTAAATGTCTACCTGGTCAACATAGTATAAACTAAAGAGTGTATATAAATGTTAATAAGATTTTAAATCAATATAGAAGAGTCAGACAGAAAAAAAGCAACGGAGATTAGCTAATCATGAAACAAAACACAAAACTCCAATGCACATCTTTAAATCTTTATTTCATTGCTTTCACCTATATCAGCATTCATTCACCGCACTCCCAAACTTCACTTAAGCACTAACATAGTTAAGTTGAGGATTCGACCAAAGGTTGAAAATGTACCTTATTACCTTAACATCCTCGTAAAGCACAATAAAAGGAATTTCTTTGTCAATCACAGAATAAAGTGTAAGGATTTAAACCCTTGTAAATTAAACCTCAAGCACAAAAATGGATTAATACAACGACATAATATCTTAAAGTAACAGCAAAATGGTATACACAAGAAAGCAAAaagaacaaagagaacaaaAGATTAAATCAATTAGTTTTACATACAAATACAATTTATGTAAACCCTATTACAAATGAAATCAGCCAGTTTCACATACAAATACAATTAGGGTTTGTTTGGGAGagcttctaaaaaaaattttttttgagttatcttttttaaaagatcttgtgaaaaagtaaaaataattttatatttggatatctcatataaaaagatctttttatttatcaattatgtttaaatataacaatataaaagtactttttttttctctatttattatataaaaaacactttttaaaaaagatcttttaaaaaaagtgtaaattacaatttctcaaaaaaatattttttttatttttctagtatttttacttttattattagaaatttgccatacacactaaaaaataaaaaaaaattcattgaaaaaaatttttttattaaaataatagcGCCCAAACAATCACTTAAGCTCAATACATTAAAACATCAAAATCcagtataaaaaattaataacaatagCTAAAAAATTCTCACCTATAGCAGAAGCAGAAAGCCAGAAACAGTCAGGGACGATTTTTCAACTCGGGAAAGTTGTCGTGTTGCACAACTGCAGAGTAAGCCGCCGGCGAGAGAGAGCAGAGCTTCGGCGGAGGGAGAGCTTAGAAGAGGAGCAGAGCAAAGTCTGCAGATGAGCGAACACGATGACGACGGAGGAAGCAGAGCCAGACAAGGCACGAGGCAGAGGCGAGGCAGAGGCACAGCAAAGGAAAGGCGGCCGGGACGTCACTGACGGAGGAGGCACAGTCGTGAAGGAAGCAGAGGCGAGCAAACACTGACGGCGTGAGGACGAGGCAGAGGAGTCGGCGAGGAGAATGACGAGTGACGACCGGCAGTGAGCGCTCAGTGAGTGAGAGAGGTGAGAGTGAGTGTCTGAGTGAAGCTCTGTAAAGTGCGATGAGTGAGGtgagagtgagttgaggttggGGATGGTTGGATCTTAGGTGTGCCGTTGAATTAaggtttttccttttttttttctaaggatttgatatatattttaaaaaaaaaggagagagacCGGGTTCGGTGTTTAAAATTGGCCAGGTCACCAATTTTCATGAAACCCGAACATTCAAATCGGTTCTTATCTATTTAATACAAGGTGTTTGTTATGGTGTTTAAAAGATATTGTCTAATTgctaaaatagattaaataattaattttaaatttaaaaatataaaaataaattttttttaaatattttaaagttaCTATAAAAAGTAATTTAAGTAAAAGTTAGACACCAAACAAAAGACACCATAGAATTGACcttaatacatatataattagaGTAAAATTCGGACATAGTTTCGGGCAAATATTattctattataaaaatttattgatatttatttattaataataataattgttgcttttaatttaaaaaaaatttcatgtataaaaagttaaaaatttattgtataatgtataaaattattCCATTTTTTGTTTCTAAAAGTCAAAAtaatcttcttatttttttagtacATATTAGTAGATTCTacttaaatatataaattattatatttgtgATATGGCAGTTAAAAATACGAGTTATAACTCGGTATCATGTGTTATAGCTCGGCTTAATGAGCTATAACTCGACCAAATAATACCCACGATCCTAACATCCGACCAAATGGTACAATAATCGGACATGTTACAAATCTTCCCAAAACCGATCTAATTGCACGAAATGTAATTGGAAAAGACCTCGCCATATATAAAAACAAGGTAAAGTATTTCTTCGGAGAGACTAGAACATAATATTGACTTAAGCATtagagtgcctttgcaggtacactcTCCTCCTCTTCATCGCTCACAAGTCACACTTCGTTGGAAGAAAAGCTCGGACTAGTAGAACTTATTACTTGGCATTGAAGGTGGAAGCTCGGAATCGTCCATCACTGAAAGTTGACTTATCTCCCAGAACGTACGGCAAGAA includes:
- the LOC130961775 gene encoding putative pentatricopeptide repeat-containing protein At1g56570, which produces MMTSTRKLLSPTHFRPIPTIVHNSLADDTQLNSIAPFCPKDISGLATDLIKSYFDKGSIEEARMLFDEMSHRDVVTWTAMITSYNSCNHNGRAWSVFCEMLRYGTRSNEFTLSAVLKTCKGLSALLCGKLVHGLAIKNGTQGSSIYVDNALMDVYATCCSSMDSARMVFESILNKNAVSWTTLITGYTHRGDAYGGLRAFRQMLLEEGELSPFSFSIAVRACASTGLGNLGKQVHAAVINHGFESNLPVMNSILDMYFFKSCSACEAKQLFFEISQKDTITWNTLIAGFETLDPKQSFCIFSQMVSEGFSPNCFTFTSVAAACGNLAFLYCGQQLHGGIFRRGFNNNLALSNALIDMYGKCGNITDSHKIFSQMPCKNLVSWTSMMIGYGAHGHGKEATKLFNEMVRSGIKPDRIVFMAVLSACSHAGLVDEGLRYFRLLTRFYNLAPDQEIYGCVVDLLGHAGRVKEAYQLIENIPFKPDESIWVALLGACKAHKQRSIGKLAASRMLEMKPNRAGTYVLLSNFFAAEGNWTGVACLRKLMRGIKNKKEAGMSWIELKNQVYSFVVGGEFVSSNEQIVEVLEVLITHMKDFGYTLGLDCFVHDQENEV